The following are from one region of the Acidobacteriota bacterium genome:
- a CDS encoding VCBS repeat-containing protein codes for MRTFRLSLRGRLFALCLPALFWIWAPAVVRGEEGDPGDTPPLPTSTSTMVWEYVSALWANPDTANAKIGANWIHRETDSWYHHSESFGVSPLGGSAFHAPVAVAAGRTLDLTRDWYTTAAYTATASGNVVEVRNENGSTVHLDAGNGVSAPRRYGDLVLLAADVDGLVEADDSYHDEILVLYDRIQDGVETLRLTVLKHDLTVLAQTDVTNPAPVFLDGPCADMAAGDLDGDGLKEIAVGTQWFNAAGNSYYARLTAFRYQDGSLQAGASGQFDCPSYYHPHPVSLASGDFNGDGVEDLFGGTSVEGNYTPYLVEGYTFDALLTPTRRCSPYVNFNYPLPYGSMYFTPADYRIHLAAGWFKDPGTTDLPTRRQLAVASAQPDSMNVAAVNVALEVLDFDAAWSTAGGGLATIYAYDVDHYYTYRPDDIKLLPGNFYGTLNTVPFQDLGVFITQLPTSTSTRDINFVACKVDRNSLTVSQPYIKWNDVGILDAAFPGLGVARMDDGGRSVLLGPPIQLVMEDVVTPDYTIEEPPKHLDYLPVDPQDPTGEWAVVNLSRYDEFSCAYTQSGEQSVTHTGQSKAEGGAGLSAGLGIDMSVKANEILVKEKLDVSLDASIKFAFQRAVDTTNTQYNSYSYKMEHATDHDDILQYEARTYKVWRYPIYGYTALNPNTNQEAQGFYDVNFPPTSALTTFIGGLGCSDFYQPVHQNGNVLSYPLQASHPYAGDLGSFTLPGSSTPVTDFLNDTSLAYGVDGSAKTLDIEWTQKAGSEQQKSWSESLSGDLDFKMSFTVKELFFGKQTIDFNASLQADGNWSQITTDDKETSTTKGLTINVPAFPGLNSSQIYTFTPYAYFSTAGNSKVQHAVTLPGTSSWWNHQYGRLPDPGLNLPNHFLVHKNPYTGEWDDWEVDESTDGKRVRGLFIRTGEAAAATGDPMDVTHSVVDGAALTVTARVYNFSLLQCTTPFDVLFEYVPVNPVTDTETGPRVAIGSARVSALGPLGMQEVTVPWNTTGLGPATPDTCSTYRIWVTVDPGGAVEAIHPHGSVCDNKEGYWPWNGGVSVWSALPAARTAAAAEEFRPRMQLGLRQPDGTLHTGWGTAPEGENAKLSALIVADAPDRRTLHVVFYDWVLFSEIPQKALAHKLVQGVSWHGHVLGHAAYANLDWRPLEPGVHFIRAQFANTSLPYARTDFPPEDFGANLLVWVPSGDAGKDLETAGRSLENLEAERPRIVALGGEDLFHHVRASLSVIEARTRARIQPVVPSRRRVE; via the coding sequence ATGCGCACTTTCCGTTTATCGCTCCGGGGGCGACTGTTCGCCCTGTGCCTGCCGGCACTGTTCTGGATCTGGGCGCCCGCCGTCGTGCGCGGTGAGGAGGGTGACCCCGGGGATACCCCGCCGCTCCCCACGTCCACCAGCACCATGGTGTGGGAGTACGTCAGCGCCCTGTGGGCCAACCCCGACACCGCCAATGCCAAAATCGGGGCAAACTGGATCCACCGGGAGACCGACAGCTGGTACCACCACAGCGAGAGCTTCGGGGTCTCCCCCCTCGGCGGCAGCGCCTTCCACGCACCGGTGGCGGTGGCCGCCGGGCGGACCCTCGACCTGACGCGGGACTGGTACACCACCGCCGCCTACACGGCCACCGCAAGCGGCAACGTGGTGGAGGTGCGCAACGAGAACGGGAGCACGGTCCACCTGGACGCCGGAAACGGCGTTTCGGCCCCCCGCCGCTACGGCGACCTCGTTCTCCTGGCCGCCGACGTGGACGGGTTGGTGGAGGCCGACGACTCCTACCACGACGAGATCCTCGTCCTCTACGACCGCATTCAGGACGGCGTGGAAACCCTGCGACTGACCGTTCTGAAGCACGATCTCACGGTGCTGGCCCAGACCGACGTCACCAACCCCGCGCCGGTCTTCTTGGACGGCCCCTGTGCCGACATGGCCGCGGGCGACCTGGACGGGGACGGCCTCAAGGAGATCGCGGTGGGGACCCAGTGGTTCAACGCGGCGGGGAACAGCTACTACGCGCGCCTCACGGCCTTCCGCTACCAGGACGGAAGCCTTCAGGCCGGCGCCTCCGGCCAGTTCGACTGCCCCTCCTACTACCATCCTCACCCCGTCAGCCTGGCCTCGGGCGACTTCAACGGCGACGGCGTCGAGGACCTCTTTGGGGGGACCTCCGTCGAGGGGAACTACACTCCCTACCTGGTCGAGGGGTACACCTTCGACGCGTTGCTGACGCCCACGCGCCGATGCAGCCCCTACGTCAACTTCAACTACCCTCTGCCTTACGGCTCGATGTACTTCACCCCGGCCGACTACCGCATCCACCTCGCCGCGGGGTGGTTCAAGGACCCCGGCACCACGGACCTCCCCACCCGGCGGCAGTTGGCCGTCGCGTCGGCCCAACCGGATTCCATGAATGTCGCCGCCGTCAACGTCGCCCTCGAGGTGCTGGACTTCGACGCCGCCTGGTCCACGGCCGGGGGCGGGCTCGCAACCATCTACGCCTACGATGTGGACCACTACTACACCTATCGCCCCGACGACATCAAGCTCCTTCCCGGCAACTTCTACGGCACCCTCAACACCGTGCCGTTCCAGGACCTCGGGGTCTTCATCACCCAGCTCCCCACCTCCACCTCCACCCGGGACATCAACTTCGTCGCCTGCAAGGTGGACCGGAACTCCCTGACCGTCAGCCAACCCTACATCAAGTGGAACGACGTGGGGATCCTCGATGCCGCCTTTCCCGGGCTGGGTGTGGCGCGCATGGACGACGGGGGGCGCTCCGTCCTTCTCGGACCCCCGATCCAGTTGGTCATGGAGGACGTGGTGACCCCCGACTACACCATCGAGGAACCCCCCAAGCACCTCGACTACCTGCCCGTGGACCCCCAGGATCCGACCGGGGAGTGGGCGGTGGTCAACCTGAGCCGCTACGACGAGTTTTCCTGCGCCTACACCCAGTCCGGTGAGCAGTCCGTGACCCACACCGGGCAGAGCAAGGCCGAGGGCGGGGCGGGCCTGAGCGCCGGGCTGGGCATCGACATGTCGGTGAAGGCCAACGAGATCCTGGTCAAGGAAAAGCTGGACGTCTCCCTGGACGCCAGCATCAAGTTCGCCTTCCAGCGCGCCGTCGACACCACCAATACCCAGTACAACTCCTACAGCTACAAGATGGAGCACGCCACGGACCACGACGACATCCTGCAGTACGAGGCCCGGACCTACAAGGTCTGGCGCTACCCCATCTACGGGTACACGGCCCTCAACCCCAACACCAACCAGGAGGCGCAGGGCTTCTACGACGTGAACTTCCCGCCCACCAGCGCCCTCACCACCTTCATCGGCGGGCTCGGCTGCTCCGACTTCTACCAGCCCGTCCACCAGAACGGCAACGTCCTCTCCTACCCCCTCCAGGCGTCCCACCCCTACGCGGGCGACCTGGGCAGCTTCACCCTGCCGGGCTCCAGCACCCCGGTGACGGACTTCCTCAACGACACCAGCCTCGCCTACGGCGTGGACGGGTCGGCAAAGACCCTGGACATCGAGTGGACCCAAAAAGCGGGGAGTGAACAGCAGAAGTCGTGGAGCGAGAGCCTCAGCGGCGACCTGGACTTCAAGATGTCCTTCACCGTCAAGGAGTTGTTCTTCGGCAAGCAGACCATCGACTTCAACGCCAGCCTCCAGGCCGACGGGAACTGGTCCCAGATCACCACCGACGACAAGGAGACCTCCACCACCAAGGGCCTGACCATCAATGTCCCCGCCTTTCCGGGCCTGAACTCGAGCCAGATCTATACGTTCACGCCCTACGCCTACTTCTCGACGGCAGGGAACAGCAAGGTCCAGCACGCCGTCACCCTCCCCGGCACGTCGAGCTGGTGGAACCACCAGTACGGGCGCCTCCCCGACCCCGGCCTCAACCTCCCGAACCACTTCCTGGTCCACAAGAACCCCTACACGGGCGAGTGGGACGACTGGGAGGTGGACGAGAGCACCGACGGCAAACGCGTGCGCGGACTCTTCATCCGGACGGGGGAAGCCGCCGCCGCCACCGGGGACCCCATGGACGTGACCCACTCCGTGGTGGACGGCGCCGCCCTCACCGTGACGGCGCGCGTGTACAACTTCAGCCTGCTCCAGTGCACCACGCCCTTCGACGTGCTGTTCGAGTACGTACCCGTCAACCCCGTGACCGACACCGAAACCGGTCCCCGGGTGGCGATCGGGTCTGCCCGGGTCTCCGCCCTGGGCCCCCTCGGGATGCAGGAGGTCACGGTTCCCTGGAACACCACGGGGTTGGGACCGGCCACCCCCGACACCTGCAGCACCTACCGCATCTGGGTGACGGTGGACCCCGGCGGCGCCGTGGAGGCCATCCACCCGCACGGGTCCGTCTGCGACAACAAGGAGGGCTACTGGCCCTGGAACGGGGGGGTCTCCGTCTGGAGCGCCTTGCCGGCCGCAAGGACGGCGGCGGCAGCGGAGGAATTCCGCCCGCGAATGCAGTTGGGGCTCCGCCAGCCCGACGGCACGCTCCACACCGGGTGGGGAACGGCGCCGGAAGGGGAAAACGCCAAGCTCAGCGCGCTCATCGTGGCCGACGCGCCCGACCGGCGAACCCTGCACGTGGTGTTCTATGACTGGGTGCTCTTCTCGGAGATCCCCCAGAAAGCCCTGGCCCACAAGCTCGTGCAGGGCGTCTCCTGGCATGGCCACGTCCTGGGCCACGCGGCGTACGCCAATCTCGACTGGCGGCCCCTCGAGCCCGGGGTGCACTTCATCCGCGCCCAGTTTGCCAACACTTCCCTGCCGTACGCCCGGACCGACTTCCCCCCGGAGGACTTCGGTGCGAACCTCCTAGTCTGGGTCCCGTCCGGCGACGCGGGTAAGGACCTTGAAACCGCGGGCCGGTCCCTGGAAAACCTCGAGGCGGAGCGGCCGCGGATCGTGGCGCTGGGGGGGGAGGACCTCTTCCATCACGTCCGGGCCTCCCTGAGCGTGATCGAGGCCCGGACGCGGGCGCGAATCCAACCGGTGGTCCCGTCCCGGCGCCGCGTGGAGTGA
- a CDS encoding nitroreductase family protein gives MNVADALESRRAVKHYDPAHRLTAEEERALFELVLQSPTAFNIQHWRFVVVRDPDLRRQIRAAAWDQAQVTDASLLVVLCADLNAWRKAPERYWRDAPPPVREFILPAIHAYYDGKPQVQRDETMRSCGIAGMALMLAAKEMGYDSCPMDGFDFEAVGKLIGLPADHVIAFMVAVGRGTKAAWPKPGQLPADEVVITDRF, from the coding sequence ATGAATGTGGCGGACGCACTGGAATCGCGACGGGCGGTCAAGCACTACGACCCGGCGCACCGACTGACGGCCGAGGAGGAGCGGGCCCTGTTCGAGTTGGTGCTGCAGAGCCCCACGGCTTTCAATATCCAGCACTGGCGGTTCGTGGTGGTGCGCGACCCGGATCTCCGCCGGCAGATCCGGGCCGCGGCCTGGGACCAGGCCCAGGTCACCGACGCTTCCCTGCTGGTGGTGCTCTGCGCCGACCTGAACGCCTGGCGCAAGGCGCCCGAGCGTTACTGGCGCGACGCGCCCCCGCCGGTCCGGGAGTTCATCCTGCCAGCCATTCACGCCTACTACGACGGCAAGCCCCAGGTGCAGCGCGACGAGACCATGCGCTCCTGCGGCATCGCCGGGATGGCCCTGATGCTGGCGGCGAAGGAGATGGGCTACGACTCCTGCCCCATGGACGGGTTCGACTTCGAGGCGGTGGGAAAGCTGATCGGCCTGCCCGCCGACCACGTCATCGCCTTCATGGTGGCCGTCGGCCGTGGCACCAAGGCCGCGTGGCCCAAGCCGGGCCAGCTGCCCGCCGATGAAGTGGTGATCACGGACCGGTTCTGA
- a CDS encoding type II toxin-antitoxin system VapC family toxin, translated as MFYVDTSVLVPYYCPESASGAAERFLTGERDLAVSDLGELEFCSALARKVREGGLGPEDVGRIVALFRSHLEGSYFRRLVVEPSHLRLASEWVSLNLAPLRSLDALHLAVAFSGGRCLVTFDRRLAAAASALAVAVRIPGDD; from the coding sequence ATGTTCTATGTCGACACCAGCGTTCTCGTGCCCTACTACTGTCCCGAAAGCGCGAGCGGAGCGGCCGAGCGCTTTCTCACCGGGGAGCGGGACCTGGCGGTCAGCGACCTGGGCGAACTCGAGTTCTGCTCGGCTCTGGCCCGCAAGGTGCGTGAAGGGGGGTTGGGCCCGGAGGACGTCGGAAGGATCGTCGCCCTTTTCCGCTCTCACCTGGAAGGAAGCTATTTCCGGCGCCTGGTGGTTGAACCCTCCCACCTCCGGTTGGCGTCGGAGTGGGTGAGTTTGAACCTCGCCCCGCTCCGGAGCCTGGATGCGCTCCACCTTGCCGTGGCGTTCTCCGGGGGAAGGTGCCTGGTCACCTTCGACCGCCGCCTGGCCGCCGCGGCCTCCGCCCTGGCCGTCGCGGTCCGGATTCCGGGGGACGATTGA
- a CDS encoding type II toxin-antitoxin system prevent-host-death family antitoxin: MEINVREARSRLRALLEKVQDGESVTLTRRGEPVARIIPPEKSVKRLPSLEEFRRALRVSGEPVSAVLDRERNEGRF, translated from the coding sequence ATGGAAATCAACGTGCGTGAAGCCCGAAGCCGGTTGCGTGCCCTTCTGGAAAAGGTGCAGGACGGTGAAAGTGTGACCTTGACACGGCGGGGGGAACCCGTGGCGCGGATCATACCACCGGAGAAGTCTGTCAAGAGGCTCCCGTCCCTGGAAGAATTCCGGCGCGCCTTACGGGTCTCCGGCGAACCGGTGAGCGCCGTCCTGGACCGGGAGCGGAACGAGGGCCGTTTCTGA
- a CDS encoding right-handed parallel beta-helix repeat-containing protein — protein MQRYRGTRFSRRSIPGVILALAAVACVPASGISSVQTYGCFETAGVDVAVSGMNFNETATLEVRKQGTGAWQRGHDFVRYDGNHLASSLFWLEPGTVYELRVTLSDPDGVTGTNPVTATVATRPEYTMPSPLRVVNVANQAELDAAVAGAQPGDEVRLAAGAYPGGIALFGVSGTLANPIVFTSQGETRPVIQGADAAISAEGSSHLVFDHLEVHNENGAGVYIRGSHHTVIRRCWIHDSQPGDYTANVVIQHSEEATPAYSGHHLILDNVISDETHDPVDENQGPGEPNVNTAGQSYFGIVLAYQPGPFITIRGNTIYGVVDGVHPTGDEGSGPVMGPDEPDLLQTWRDQNLDLYDNVIYDCKDDCIECDGHMVNGRVFRNRLGKCENALTAAPFYPGPLFVLRNRLHGFHQGCLKQNTGVDGLMRNVFFYHNTVMEKARTDDGYCLYRGEPATQEKFTYRNNVFYARGRVYNGDLYASGYHRLDTFDWNTLYSTRERDSVYAFKWVCEYGDPLNNTRYETLAAFRAATGQEAHGTWGDPLLDTTALPGYPAGSKLLNLRLLAGSPAADNAVPIHGINDVYAGSAPDAGAAEQGPLSGDVDGSGETDAADLAVIANVLVGNLPEGRAPCAWPERADYDDSGALAAADLVVLARTLAGL, from the coding sequence ATGCAACGGTATCGAGGCACCCGGTTTTCCCGTCGTTCGATCCCCGGTGTGATACTGGCCCTGGCGGCGGTCGCCTGCGTGCCGGCGTCCGGGATTTCCTCGGTTCAGACCTACGGTTGCTTCGAGACGGCGGGGGTCGACGTCGCCGTCTCGGGGATGAACTTCAACGAGACCGCCACCCTCGAGGTCCGGAAGCAGGGGACGGGCGCGTGGCAGCGGGGGCACGACTTCGTCCGCTACGACGGCAACCACCTGGCGTCCAGCCTGTTCTGGCTGGAGCCCGGCACCGTCTACGAGCTTCGGGTCACCCTCAGCGACCCCGACGGCGTGACGGGGACCAACCCGGTCACCGCCACCGTCGCCACCCGGCCGGAGTACACGATGCCGTCGCCGCTCCGGGTGGTGAACGTGGCGAACCAGGCCGAGTTGGACGCCGCCGTCGCCGGGGCGCAGCCCGGGGACGAGGTCCGCCTGGCGGCGGGCGCCTACCCCGGCGGGATCGCCCTCTTCGGGGTGTCGGGCACCCTCGCCAACCCCATCGTTTTCACCTCCCAGGGGGAGACCCGCCCCGTGATCCAGGGCGCGGACGCCGCGATCAGTGCGGAAGGCTCGTCCCACCTCGTCTTCGACCACCTGGAGGTGCACAACGAGAACGGCGCCGGGGTCTACATCCGCGGCAGCCACCACACCGTGATCCGGCGCTGCTGGATCCACGACAGCCAGCCGGGGGACTACACCGCCAACGTCGTCATCCAGCACAGCGAGGAAGCCACCCCTGCTTACTCGGGCCACCACCTGATCCTCGACAACGTCATCAGCGACGAGACCCACGACCCGGTGGACGAGAACCAGGGCCCCGGCGAGCCCAATGTCAACACGGCCGGCCAGAGCTACTTCGGGATCGTCCTGGCCTACCAGCCGGGGCCGTTCATCACCATCCGAGGGAACACCATCTACGGCGTGGTGGACGGGGTCCACCCCACCGGCGACGAAGGGTCCGGCCCGGTGATGGGGCCCGACGAGCCCGACCTCCTCCAGACCTGGCGGGACCAGAACCTGGACCTCTACGACAACGTCATCTACGACTGCAAGGACGACTGCATCGAGTGCGACGGCCACATGGTCAACGGCCGCGTCTTCCGCAACCGCCTCGGCAAATGCGAGAACGCCCTGACCGCCGCCCCCTTCTACCCGGGCCCTCTCTTCGTGCTCCGCAACCGCCTCCACGGCTTCCACCAGGGCTGCCTCAAGCAGAACACCGGCGTGGACGGCCTCATGCGCAACGTCTTCTTCTACCACAACACGGTGATGGAGAAGGCGCGGACCGACGACGGCTACTGCCTCTACCGGGGCGAGCCGGCCACCCAGGAGAAGTTCACCTACCGCAACAACGTCTTCTACGCCCGGGGCCGGGTCTACAACGGCGATCTCTACGCGAGCGGCTACCACCGGCTCGACACCTTCGACTGGAACACCCTGTACAGCACCCGGGAGCGGGACAGCGTCTACGCCTTCAAGTGGGTCTGCGAATACGGTGACCCGCTCAACAACACCCGGTACGAGACCCTGGCGGCCTTCCGGGCGGCCACGGGGCAGGAAGCCCACGGCACCTGGGGCGACCCGCTTTTGGACACCACCGCGCTCCCGGGCTACCCGGCGGGCTCCAAGCTCCTGAACCTGCGGCTGCTGGCGGGGTCCCCCGCCGCGGACAACGCGGTCCCGATCCACGGCATCAACGACGTCTACGCCGGCTCCGCCCCCGACGCCGGGGCCGCGGAGCAGGGCCCGCTCTCGGGCGACGTGGATGGCAGCGGGGAAACCGACGCCGCGGACCTGGCCGTCATCGCCAACGTGCTGGTGGGGAACCTGCCGGAGGGCCGCGCCCCCTGCGCCTGGCCCGAACGGGCGGACTACGACGACTCCGGCGCCCTGGCCGCCGCCGACCTGGTGGTCCTGGCCCGCACCCTGGCGGGACTATAG
- a CDS encoding cache domain-containing protein, translating into MKLTIRKKLLGLSLLAVVLPLIISAAIIYFIVTTRSQEESFRKMSSFSRVANGLFMSRRDEILAQVEQIHPTLVYYEYVRLFTEKKPETQPDMDKAAFVLENLKKKAKLDYVILTNPQGIVVFRTNNRASSGARLDDPMLEQVKEKPRCTPVRLAVTFLNEEGLKDAATKLNVKSALALQAAMPIKRDKELLGFLVVGDVLNNKNQLIDLFKNLVFEKDEMEAGSSTLYMRTETEDAALAVATNRASEGGRGLGAPIDKVIFDKVVKSGLEFTGPETIANMSYVSSYIPLQNYKNEVVGVLAVSVKETWFRDFQNRIRNIIFIVIGIALFFSIVLTWFTAGRLTKPIEEITEAADKISLGELDISIQVRASGDEIEKLANSLERMRVSLKSAIERLRKR; encoded by the coding sequence TTGAAACTCACAATTCGGAAAAAGCTGCTGGGTCTCTCTCTCCTGGCCGTCGTCCTCCCCCTGATCATTTCCGCGGCCATCATCTACTTCATCGTCACGACGCGCTCCCAGGAGGAATCGTTCCGCAAGATGAGTTCCTTTTCCCGGGTGGCGAACGGCCTGTTCATGAGCCGGCGCGACGAGATCCTGGCCCAGGTGGAGCAGATCCACCCGACCCTCGTCTACTACGAGTACGTCCGGCTCTTCACCGAGAAAAAACCCGAAACCCAGCCGGACATGGACAAGGCCGCCTTCGTCCTCGAGAACCTGAAGAAGAAGGCGAAACTGGACTACGTCATCCTGACCAACCCGCAGGGGATCGTGGTCTTCCGGACCAACAACCGGGCCTCCTCCGGCGCCCGGCTGGACGACCCCATGCTGGAGCAGGTCAAGGAGAAACCCCGCTGCACGCCGGTCCGCCTCGCCGTCACCTTCCTCAACGAGGAAGGTCTCAAGGACGCGGCCACGAAGCTGAACGTCAAGAGCGCCCTGGCCCTGCAGGCCGCCATGCCCATCAAGCGGGACAAGGAGCTTCTCGGTTTCCTCGTCGTGGGTGACGTTCTCAACAACAAGAACCAGCTCATCGACCTGTTCAAGAACCTCGTCTTCGAGAAGGACGAGATGGAGGCCGGCTCCTCGACGCTTTACATGCGGACGGAGACGGAGGACGCCGCCCTGGCCGTCGCCACCAACCGGGCGAGCGAAGGCGGACGCGGCCTCGGCGCCCCCATCGACAAGGTCATCTTCGACAAGGTGGTCAAGTCCGGCCTTGAGTTCACCGGGCCCGAGACCATTGCCAACATGTCCTACGTCAGCTCCTACATCCCTCTGCAGAACTACAAGAACGAGGTGGTGGGCGTGCTGGCGGTCAGCGTCAAGGAGACCTGGTTCCGCGACTTCCAGAACCGGATCCGCAACATCATCTTCATCGTCATCGGCATCGCCCTGTTCTTCTCCATCGTGCTGACGTGGTTCACGGCCGGCCGCCTGACGAAACCCATCGAGGAGATCACCGAGGCCGCCGACAAGATCTCCCTGGGCGAACTTGACATCTCCATCCAGGTCCGGGCCTCGGGCGACGAGATCGAGAAGCTGGCCAACTCCCTCGAGCGCATGCGCGTCTCCCTCAAGTCCGCCATCGAGCGCCTGCGCAAGCGCTGA
- a CDS encoding DUF4388 domain-containing protein: MSETLKGNLSQLKLVDILKILCNSQRTGKLSLQSGEELADIYFLQGAIIHAKYNLSQGEEAIYDVIAWNEGVFAFHPNISVKNRTISTPQDEIIRKGEGIDADWEAIRAAIPNTNLVFKMSSGTPSEISLNAVEWNILRHINGIDSIREIAVKVDIMLLDVAKAFRKLYEAGLIEIVGEAVDQVEQKTGIDPALFDLVERELARNIGPLAAIVLDDHIQSLGESRDAFPKDKLPELIENLSTEINDPRKMIDFQKNMLDIIKNA; the protein is encoded by the coding sequence ATGAGTGAAACCTTAAAAGGCAATCTCTCTCAGCTCAAGTTGGTGGACATCCTGAAGATCCTCTGCAACAGCCAGAGGACCGGGAAGCTCTCCCTGCAGAGCGGCGAGGAGTTGGCGGACATCTACTTCCTCCAGGGCGCCATCATCCACGCCAAGTACAACCTGTCGCAGGGCGAGGAAGCCATCTACGACGTGATCGCCTGGAACGAGGGGGTTTTCGCGTTCCACCCGAACATCTCCGTCAAGAACCGGACCATCTCGACGCCCCAGGACGAGATCATCCGGAAGGGGGAGGGGATCGACGCCGACTGGGAGGCCATCCGGGCCGCCATCCCCAACACCAACCTCGTTTTCAAGATGAGTTCGGGGACCCCGAGCGAGATCTCCCTCAACGCGGTGGAGTGGAACATCCTGCGGCACATCAACGGGATCGACAGCATCCGGGAGATCGCCGTCAAGGTGGACATCATGCTCCTGGACGTGGCCAAGGCCTTCCGGAAGCTCTACGAGGCGGGCCTCATCGAGATCGTCGGCGAGGCCGTCGACCAGGTGGAGCAGAAGACCGGCATAGACCCCGCCCTCTTCGACCTCGTGGAGCGGGAACTGGCCCGCAACATCGGGCCCCTCGCCGCCATCGTGCTCGACGACCACATCCAGAGCCTGGGCGAAAGCCGGGACGCGTTCCCGAAAGACAAGCTCCCCGAGCTGATCGAGAACCTGTCCACCGAAATCAACGACCCCCGGAAAATGATCGATTTCCAGAAGAACATGCTGGATATCATCAAGAACGCCTGA
- a CDS encoding DUF4388 domain-containing protein: MALIGNLKELNLVNLIQLNCIEKKTAKLTFNYRGKIGVIYFDNGEIPHAQFDNISGPDAIYRAIHLPEGEFKIEEGIRTNIRTNDIKWSELILEGMRIYDESQIGQDQIFTDFIKKMEQIDRSIIAVILLSKDGQPKANTDLQENELKLYCAMLAFAAGKIQNMGRQSGIGYFKDATILFSDKIVLIYDRDPDIIGVFTNPQANLKMLEPVIAKEIQNYTNERR, translated from the coding sequence ATGGCACTCATCGGCAACCTCAAGGAACTGAACCTCGTCAACCTGATCCAATTGAACTGCATCGAGAAGAAGACCGCCAAGCTGACCTTCAACTATCGCGGGAAAATCGGCGTCATCTACTTCGACAACGGGGAGATCCCTCACGCGCAGTTCGACAACATCTCCGGCCCCGACGCGATCTACCGGGCCATTCACCTTCCCGAGGGCGAGTTCAAGATCGAGGAGGGGATCCGGACCAACATCCGGACCAACGACATCAAGTGGTCGGAGTTGATCCTGGAGGGGATGCGCATCTACGACGAAAGCCAGATCGGCCAGGACCAGATCTTCACCGATTTCATCAAGAAGATGGAGCAGATCGACCGTTCCATCATCGCGGTGATCCTGCTGAGCAAGGACGGGCAGCCGAAGGCCAACACCGACCTGCAGGAAAACGAGCTCAAGCTCTACTGCGCCATGCTGGCTTTCGCCGCGGGCAAGATCCAGAACATGGGTCGCCAGTCGGGGATCGGGTACTTCAAGGACGCCACCATCCTCTTCTCGGACAAGATCGTGCTCATCTACGACCGCGATCCCGACATCATCGGCGTGTTCACGAACCCCCAGGCTAACCTCAAGATGCTGGAACCGGTCATCGCCAAGGAAATCCAGAACTACACCAACGAGCGACGCTAA
- a CDS encoding enoyl-CoA hydratase/isomerase family protein yields the protein MEGEFQSIHLEIKNRLAHVTFNRPPLNQLSHELLGEVCEAMETITADRELAAVLFTAQGGGFSTGFDYSEHSREIGFSITERFRNLCSYLLGLDVVSIAVANGKVKNAACDLLWFFDVVIADSEALFVYDNFRTGNFPPLGTVFLPERLGEKRTFSLLLEGGQMSVDEAVKAGLVTCHVPRDQISAELKKWIGNLFGQSTPVLGVALRNLRRRRQWLFENFVEDAYSDYLNDLAETEDYAEGIAAWVEKRPPVWKNL from the coding sequence ATGGAAGGCGAGTTTCAATCCATCCACCTGGAGATCAAGAACCGGCTGGCGCACGTCACGTTCAACCGCCCCCCGCTGAACCAGCTCAGCCACGAACTCCTCGGCGAGGTGTGCGAGGCGATGGAAACCATCACCGCCGACCGGGAACTCGCGGCCGTGCTCTTCACCGCCCAGGGGGGCGGGTTCTCCACGGGCTTCGACTACTCGGAGCACAGCCGGGAGATCGGGTTCTCCATCACGGAGCGGTTCCGCAACCTCTGCAGTTACCTCCTGGGCCTGGACGTCGTCTCCATCGCCGTGGCCAACGGGAAGGTCAAGAACGCCGCCTGCGACCTCCTCTGGTTCTTCGACGTGGTCATCGCGGACTCGGAGGCGCTCTTCGTCTACGACAACTTCCGCACGGGGAATTTCCCTCCCCTCGGCACGGTTTTCCTTCCGGAGCGGCTGGGGGAGAAACGGACGTTCTCCCTCCTCCTCGAGGGCGGCCAGATGTCGGTGGACGAGGCGGTGAAAGCCGGGCTGGTCACCTGCCACGTCCCCCGGGACCAGATCAGCGCGGAACTCAAGAAGTGGATCGGGAACCTCTTCGGGCAGAGCACCCCCGTCCTGGGCGTGGCCCTCCGCAACCTGCGCCGCCGCCGCCAGTGGTTGTTCGAGAACTTTGTCGAGGACGCCTACTCGGATTATCTGAACGATCTGGCCGAAACGGAAGACTACGCCGAAGGTATCGCGGCATGGGTCGAAAAACGTCCGCCAGTCTGGAAAAATCTTTGA